A window of Bacillus thermozeamaize genomic DNA:
AGGACCCGGTTGGCTTCCTCCATCGTACAGACGTTGCGAAGCCGAAGTTCGATCACCAGACGGTCCTGCAGGGTTTGCCAGAGCCGTTCAATCCGCCCTTTGGCTTGCGGGGATAGCGCTTTGATATGGGTAATGCCCAGATCGGCGATCGCGCGTCCAAAGGTGGAAAGCGACGGGGGCTCACCGGCCAGTTCCTGCTCAAGGGTTGGCTTGCCCTTGGGCGGGTGGAAAATGGCGTGTTGGTCGCTATAGAGGGCAAGTGGTACGCCTTTGCGTCTGAGTCCCTCCATCATGACGGTCACGTATCCCTCCAGGGTTTCGGTGGGGCGGAAGGTGGCCGCGATGACTTCCCCGGTGGCGTCATCGATGATGCCGTGCAAGGTGAGCATGGGACCGCGATCTTCCAGCCAGGCGAAAGGGGAAGCGTCGATCTGCCACAGCATGCCGGCTTGGGGTTTGCGAGGCCGGGGACGGTAAGCCTTTGGACGACGGCGTAACCGTGCGGGACGGAGGCCGCCTTCCAGGAGAATGCGGCGGACCGAAGAGACGCTTAAGCGGATGTCCTCGTGTTCGGCCAGCAGCTGGGCAAAGTGAGTGGCATTGCTACCGAAGTAGCGCTCCTGATACAGGTGCTGCACGCGTTGTTTGAGCGAATCAGCCAAGGTATGAACGGGCTTTCGGCCCCGATTTCCGTGAGCGATGGCTTGTACACCTCCGAGACGATATTTGGCCTTGAGCCGATACGCTTGCCGGATACTGATGTCAAGCGTGCGTGCGACATCCTGTTCCGTGAAACGACCGTCGATCCATTTTTCGAGAACCATCGCACGTTTCAGTTCGCTCTTCGTCAAGGTGATTTGCTCCTTTCCCATACTGACATTTTCTCGGAACAGTTACACCCTGACAAAATCACAGAACAACGACATGGCTATTTTAAACGATATTGACAGATGAATAGGACTAACCTATACTGGTTTGTGGAGAAGTATTACTCCAAAAAAAATTAAACAGTGGAGTAATACTATCATAAAGGAGATGTGAATGATGGGAAAGAAATTGCGCGTCTCCGTAATCGGCCTTGGTGTAATGGGGCAACAGCATACTCGCATCTATTCCGAAATGCCGAACGTGGAACTGGTTTCCGTGTACGACATCAATCGGGAACACGCTGAACGCACGGCCAAGCAATACGGCATCGTCGCCGACAGCGATCCGGAAACCTTGTTCGGCCGAACCGATCTGGATGCGGTCAGCATTTGCGTTTCGGACGACCAGCATCATCAGCTGGCAATCATGGCTTGCAAATACGGCAAACATGTGCTGATCGAGAAACCGCTTGCCGATGATCTGGAGGAAGCACGGGACATCGTGCGCAACGTTCGGGAATCCGGCATCAAAATGATGGTCGGTCACACTTTGCGCTGGGATCCTCGTTATTATCAGGCGCGAAATGCGGTGCAGGCGGGCAAGTTGGGGGAGATCATCCATCTGTACGCCAGACGCAACAATACGTACAGCAACGGACGCCGTCTGAACGGGCGAACCTCCGTCGCCATGTTTCTCGGCGTGCACGACGTCGACGCCATTGAATGGATCACCGGGGATCGTATTATCAGCGTCTATGCCGTGGAAGTGCGCAAGCGGATGAAGGACCTAGGGGTGGCGGACGCCATCCAGGCCACGTTCCGGTTCGCATCGGGAGCGATCGGCCAGTACGAAACGAGTTGGGTCATGCCGGACGGTTACTCCGACATCGATGCCAAGCTGGACATTACAGGTACGAACGGCGCGTTGAACATCCGGATTTTCGATCAGAATTTGTCCATTTACTCCGACCGTACGCTGGTGTATCCGGACACGGCTTACTGCGTCGATATGCACGGACAATTCGTCGGAATCATGAAAGAAGAATTGTCCACGTTCGTCCGATCGGTTCTGGAAGACCAGCCGCTGCCGATCACGGTGGAGGAAGCTTGCCGAGCCGTCCAAATCGTGCACTGTATGGAGCAATCTTTGAAGACGGGACAAGTTGTGGAAGTCAGATAAGGTTGGAAGGTGTTGAGACGGCATGCACCCTGGCTTAAACAAATTCAAGAAAGGACTCATCGTATCTTGCCAAGCTTTCCCCGGAGATCCGATGTTTGGCGAAGGAATCATGGCCAAAATGGCATTGGCGGCCAAGCAGGGCGGAGCGGTCGGCATCCGGGCGAACGGACGGGCAGACATCGAATCGATCAAAGCGGTCGTCGACCTGCCGGTCATCGGCATCGTCAAGCGGAAATATTCGGATTCGGAAATCAACATTACTCCGACTCTCCGGGAAGTGCAGGAACTGGGAGAGG
This region includes:
- a CDS encoding integrase, giving the protein MTKSELKRAMVLEKWIDGRFTEQDVARTLDISIRQAYRLKAKYRLGGVQAIAHGNRGRKPVHTLADSLKQRVQHLYQERYFGSNATHFAQLLAEHEDIRLSVSSVRRILLEGGLRPARLRRRPKAYRPRPRKPQAGMLWQIDASPFAWLEDRGPMLTLHGIIDDATGEVIAATFRPTETLEGYVTVMMEGLRRKGVPLALYSDQHAIFHPPKGKPTLEQELAGEPPSLSTFGRAIADLGITHIKALSPQAKGRIERLWQTLQDRLVIELRLRNVCTMEEANRVLPELIEKHNRLFAVAPQEAESAYRPLPETPLEHIFTRREYRRISNGQTFSWGGKCYMPKPGPDVPRWEAKAVVEVRIGMDGQVWLWHQGRAWPCVETQPIQAPMPSTAKKEAAPASPRKPAANHPWRTPFSSKQFQRSTASG